The Paramormyrops kingsleyae isolate MSU_618 chromosome 11, PKINGS_0.4, whole genome shotgun sequence genome includes a window with the following:
- the LOC140593376 gene encoding uncharacterized protein: MRIRIHHSLNMENMDPEVHEFLEDKFISILVVNFERSPLTMENLQSLALSVPSFYWRLTGEELDPSLLHVAPARLQVVHHGTETGVQHGDGESPAEEDDHYGQELPSSSSIREASPAAPASTTEDANALPEALPLAWGEDEPSSPSLSVPSDTQPGSQIEPEHAEPSSSTFWIPVGPNSTWQQLEIEGRNYLRKLDELSISDGLWSITDYGDDHTVVMSVHDSVHVSSSLRTWGVRQEERPPQRPAGTSQRKRKAEPDDTSGSSSPPQHKRPMRF; the protein is encoded by the exons atgagaattcgaatccatcactccttaaacatggagaacatggatccagaag ttcatgagtttttggaggacaagttcatctccattctggtcgtgaacttcgagaggagcccactgaccatggagaacttgcagtctctggccctcagtgtcccttcattttattggcggctcactggggaggagctggatcccagcctattgcacgtagcacctgcacgactgcaagtggtacatcatggtacagagactggtgtccagcatggggatggagaatcaccagctgaggaggatgaccattacggacaggagctgccatcatccagctctataagggaggcttcccctgcagctccagcatccacgactgaggatgctaatgcgcttcctgaggctctccccttggcctggggtgaagatgagccctcatctccatccttatctgtgccttctgacactcaacctggaagtcagattgagccagaacatgctgagccctccagctccaccttctggatccctgtgggccctaacagcacgtggcagcagcttgagatcgaaggccgcaactacctgcggaagctggatgagctcagcatctccgatggactctggagcattacggactacggtgatgatcacaccgtggtcatgtccgtgcatgactccgtgcatgtgagcagttctctgcgaacatggggcgtgaggcaggaggagaggcctcctcagaggcccgctggcaccagtcagaggaagcgcaaggccgagcccgacgacaccagcggctcaagttctcctccacagcacaagaggcccatgcgcttctga